TGGGGAAGCAAAATCTCAGTGGGTTGATTTGACGAAAACACGCACCAACTCGCTTGAAATTTgtgtatattttattcaagactCGGCATCTTTATAGTGCTTTCCTATCAGAACGACATATAAAATCTCACAacaatatcattttaaaatgttaGTGCTTTGCCAGCTCAACTCAAAAGCTAATAAAGACTAATGTATATAAAAATCCAACCACAGAAAATGGGATTAATTATGACTGATATATAGTCTGGGAAAGGGATGAGGCGTACTTTGTGTTCGATGAGATCTGAgacgaaaaatgaaaaatgaaccTTCTTGTTATAGTAATAATCGTAAAGTttagtttgaaaacaacaaatataataaatattatataaatacacaagaaacaatatattacattaataacgagtcaataaatattttataatcacATAAACAATACTCGTCTAGTTGTTTTAGagatgaaaatatttacaaaatttgtataattcAGTTGGGATAATTTATTTAGCAAGCTATTTAGTCTATCTTGTGATTGTTGATCGAAAATAattcttaattaaattaaaatccgAGAAGCTTCTTTTCGTTGATACAATTATGACTGATAtgcttaataaaatattatagacaatataattaattatgtgtgaATAAACCATTAAGTTTCACCATATATCACTGTGAATATATATTCTGTCTATTTATTAAATAACATCTCATGATAATCAACTCCGAACACAACTCATCATCATTAATATCTTAACGTTCGTTgtgaatttaattattataactcCATACAAGACTTCGCCAAACTCATTAAAAGCTAACTCTTTAacttctctaatttttttttaaaaaaaacaaacaaaacaaaattcttttgttatttttaaaattattcaaaCCAAACTTGAAGATAAGATTGAGCTTATCAATGTAAACAAATATTCAAATTGATGTTTTTACTTAATATCAtgctagttttttttattattttattttatttcaatggACCTCCACCTCAANGTGGATGATGTGTTCACAATAAGTCCCAACAAATTGACCTCAAACATCGGGTATGTGCTACAAATCCTACTTTCCGgtgattttgataattttttaagttgaacttgattatGAACACACAATAATATACACTTCGAGATTAATTCCCGCGCATTACTACTAGATATTAACGGTtgcacttttttaaaaaaaaaatgcatatatAGAGTGTAGATGTTCTCAAACAGTAGGTGTTATATACTTTGCTGTTGAATACTCGGATCCTGATTCGTGAGACTCGAAAAACTTTTATAAGTTACTGGTGGGTGGTTATATTGAATCAAGGGATGTGTTTCTTGATTATTAAATGAATGAAAAAGCGAATAATGCATCAAAGACATGTATACAAGTTATAAACGACTATATTTTCCTATCAAAGAACAGCATTCCAACCTTTTTCTTCAGGATTTCCCAATTGCCAAATCCGTTCGGCTTAAATTTACTCGTGTTTAGCTGGCAAACGTCGATAAACTACTGTACCACATTGTGATACTCCCCTGCAAAAACATTGTATGGAAAGGTTTTAGCAAGACTCGCCAACAAGTCTCGCAAAAATGGTTATTTTCCGATAagtatttgtttatatataaatcCCCATCGTGTATGGAAAATGAAGTGAGATTGCAGAAGTTCAGCAAGCTAGCTATTCACTAGGATGAAATGCAATTGGTGGCTGATATTTCAGAGAGAAGCGAAAAAACAAAGCAGGAAGTTAATAAGATAATTAGAAGACTACCTCCCAGTAAAGTTGATGGCAGTCCATGAACCTCCAAACTCGAGATTTTTGTTGAACAAACAGTTAGGAATCACTTGAAATCCTTTGGATGCCTCGATAGCTTCTTCGGTTGTCAGGGGCTTTTGGATGAACCTCCCGTTGCATTTAGTGCATCTTGACATTAGCTGATCTTCAGATATTTTAAGTTGAAATCTATTTCAATTTAGATGAACATACTACAATTACTGCTTAGGTTGATAGGAATTTTTTTGGGCTTTCTTCTGCGGGGAAGGGATTTTAAGTAACAGAAAAAAGTAAGTTAAAGCAGTATCAATGACCTAATTTAACTTAACGAGGAGCATAAATAAGAGATGAAAAGAAAATGTGATAATCCGAACCATTTGCCTCACGAGGCCGTCCATTTCTAAGGAGACTCTTCACCTTGTATAGTTGATTTTCTATTAAATATTCATGTCTCAAAAGTTTGGGATCTCTGGTTAAGAGCACCCGCTTCTCTTTTAGTGCTTGATCTATCGAATCTCCGAAGAAATTTAGTTCCAGATTAGTTAATCAAGCTTCTGTCATTTCATGATACAAACTAATAAGATACTAACTCTCAACAGTTCCTGTCTGCGAACATAAATATGCCACCTAAAGCTAAAGAAAAGTGATTATAAATGGTACCTGGCATCGGGCCTCTTCGAATACGGAACTGCGGCATCTACCTCAACACATCGCAAATGCTTCGCCAAGCCTTCAACCTGAGGGAACCAAAATAGAAAATTCATCCATATCAAATAACCAGCTACCAAACTAAGCTACAGAAATTTCAGCCAAAAGAAAATCTTGTAATGAAAATTTAATCTTTAACCATTATCTGATGAACATGCCATCACGTCACATAAAAACTTAGGGAATCCGTCACCGCCCAAGGAGGGATCCCATGGAGCGCCTTGCTAACTATCTATTACTTCCGGGGTATTTTGCTTGCACTCCAGTCCTGTCGAAGactttttggttttcttttttgATCTGCGGTTTCTATCGGAGTCCTTCAACAAGATTCTGTCATTGTACTTCCTAACTATCCACAAGAGGATGCTATCCAATTCTTTGTTGATTTTACATGAGTTAGAGGAATCCACCTCCTTAGTTGTCTCTATGCTGCCACACAATTCTGGCATAGTTGTGCGGACCACATTTGAAGCTTCAACGAATTTGGTTGCTTCTCACCAGACTACAATCATCATAATTCTCAAAGCTCTTCAACCCAGGATCTAAATCAGATGGCCTATGTTTATTGCAGTTTCGCCCAGAGTTAGCTGTAAAGAACATCCATCAAAGCACTCGGTTTAAGGTAATATGCTCAGAACTAATGGTACCTGGTGCATGCAGCAGTAATATGTCAAACAAGACATAATTAAATCCGAAAACTTCAACTAAACTAAAAGGCGAATTTTCAAATCTAATCATTTAGCCATCTAAATAAAGAACATCAAACCCTTCTCTGACAACCTTGGCTTGGAAGAtataaaatatctcaaccaaaCAATGAGCATCTGCAGCTGCATATATCTTCTGCTCTTTTGTCAAAGGACGCTTAGACCAATCACCACACTGAAGTTCctgataaaattatataaaatttaaaatccaaTTCAGAAATATAACTATGATGGCAAGAATTAAATACCTTTTGTCATCAGGTAAAATTGGCACTTAATAATTCATAGGATGATCacctttgacagcaaaacacCCAAAACTTCCTCGCTGACAGTTGCTAAGCTATCAGTTTGTTTTGGTACCCTTTGTCCAGGTACTTTGGGTTGTAAATAGTTGTATAtagatgaaaataaataaaaggttCAACCTAACAGAGAACATTTGACAAAAGCATGTCAGAAAAACAATCTAACAGTAAACTCTATACTGCTGTAATATCAATAAGAGGTTCAACTTGACAGAAAATTTGACAAAAGCACGTTCTGAAAACAATTCAACGGTAAACTCTAGACTTTCTTTCACCACAATGTGTTTGAATCCAAAAATTAGGCATAGAATGAGCATAAAGGTAATTCCAAGTTCAAGCTTTATACTAAGTCAGAATACTTGAACCGCTGTCAACATTCAGCCACCAAAAAGGAAAAACacgcaaaaacaaaaaaaaacgaagCAACTTAATCTAACTGATCCTTTTCCGTGCTCATGAGTTTAAATTGCACAGATTGTAATATAAGGCAGGAAAATTTACAACGATGTGAAATTGTAAGCTGTGCTTGATGTTTCTATCTATCACATATATAATGATTTGGGAATGCCAATCAAATTCAACacagaatttgaaataaaaacagaGATATTGTTAACAAATTTCCACAGTTCTACTTATTGCATCTcataaaacataataatataaGAGTCCATAATCCTTAATATCCCACATGTTTTCATCCATCCAGTTAGGTATGTTTTATGATTGAGAATATGACAATGGCGATTCGACCAAAATAAACATGAGAAATATCGGGAATGCCTATGTCATTTTCATGCAGCTCTTAACAAAGATAGATGATCACGGATAAAAACCGAAACTGAGTGAACTCCTTGCTCAATCTTCCTACAGTTCTCAATTATCGATGAAAATTCCAATTAGAAAGTCAAAATTTCGCTCGAGAAACGGCTGCAAATTCACCAAAAAATGGCCTTTTCCGACCTAAAAAATGGCAGATAACACGACTCTTAATGATTCAGACTATCCGACATAATAAAAACATTATTCCCTAccatattcattcaaacaaaATCAACCATCACCTCGTTCGTCCCCAAATCCACATAGATGAATAAATTGAAGAGATTTTAGATCCTTCGATCAACTCCATGAAGTTGATGTCTCCAAGATGAAAACATCTAACATTTCAAAGAATGAAGCCGAGTGAATCAAATCGTGAAAAACTCCTCGGTGTTGTCTTACTAGATGCCACATTTCCAGTGATGCAACTTTGTAGCCAACCGAAGGGCCAGTACTCCAGATGCAAACATTAAAAATTGTTGAATTAGAGCCGAACTCACCCatattaacataaaattttttagaGGAATTCGAGCCCCCACAAACTTCAACATATTtatggaaattttaaaatatatttaaaattttaattagctCAAAAACTCGAACTATAATCTAAATTTTGGTTTAAAAATACTCGATGATTAATCTTGAATCAAATGAATCAATCAAGCGATTAAATTCTTTTAAGCTCTAGCTCAAATACGAAAATTTGGGTGATATTCGGCTCGTTTTCACCCAGTCCCAATCGGTCAAAATCTTGAACTACCTTCAACATGCAGCATTATAAATGGACTGGGTCTGGGCCAGCACTTTCAATCCTGCCAAGGATAGCTATATGCGCCAGCCTAGCTTGCAAAGTCTAGCGACACCACCAGAGCTGGATCATTTGTAAATGCTGCATTCCTAAGCGAACATATATCCAATTTTTTGATAGTTTTTGTCTCCTTGTCTTACACAGGTGCAGGTAAACCGTAATTGTGAAACGATCTAATTCGCCATCCCAGTCTCTGGTAACTATAACGAGACCCCAAGCATGAGAACTCGTTAAACTCTGGCACGAAGTCCTGAAAATTTTGTACTGAGACTTGCTCATTGAACAAGTATGTGCCCCGAGATTAAAATGTGATGTGGGGTGTTTTTCTTCTGGCCAAGTCGCGGACCCTTCTGAGCCAGAGCCTAggataaaatctttttttttttttttaatgtaattacTTCCATTAAATAAGGTAAAAAGATAGTACATGTACAATTACCCTGGGCATCCCCAGGAGAAAAGTTACCATGGGTTCAAAACCCTGCCTATGCACCGAGGGGAGCCTCGCTTACGAGAGTATTTCCTCAACAGTTCTTGAGCAAGGTGAATATAATCAACAATGGATCGACCTTCTATAAACGCTGATTGCGCCTCATCAACTATACCAGCAATGACCTTCCTCAACCTCTCAACTAGGACTTTGGAAATGATCTTGTAGAACACTGTACAACAGAAAATCGGTCTATAGTCATGGACAAAAGAAGCATCCGCAGATTTCGGGACCATCGCTATAATTGAATGGTTCCACTATCTCAAAAGTCTGCCACTGACAATAAACTCTTGCACTGCTTCAAAACATCTCTACCAATCGTATTCCAagctttcttgaaaaataacGAGCCATAACCATCCGGGCCAGGAGCTTTGTCATTATCAATGTCAAACAATGCACGTCTGACTTCATCCATGGTGACAGGTGCAGTGTTGCAGCCAATGAATATGCTGTACACACGGCCCTTGTTCTATGGTGTCTCGGTGCACACTTGTTCTATCCACCTTAGCACCCAACAAACCTTTGTAGAAGTCAAGAAATTGTTCAGCAACTTCAGCTGTACTTGTAGTAGTAGTACCATCCTGCTTTTGTATTGCCATTACTGATCATTTTTTATTGTTTCTCTTGATAAGATTGTGAAAGAATTTGGTGCATCTGTCCCCTTTTTTGATATAATCATATTTTGTCTTTTGAGCAATGAACGATCTTTCCGCTTCCATTAACATTTTGTTGTCCCTTCTAATCTCTTTGTACTCATCAGCCATAACACCACTCGCAAGCATCGAGATATTAAGGATTCAATCATACCATAATTAGTGATGATTACTAGTTATAAAAGCATCGTGATATTAAGGATTCAATCATACCATAATCACATGCTGGAAGACCTTGAGGCACTGATCAACTCCAAGCCACCACAAACAAACAGTTTTATCAACCGATGATTAAAGAAGACATTGCAATCCAAAACGAAAACTATGGCTTAATTTCACCATAACAAGTTTTAGAAAATATCAGAATAAGTTTCACAACCTGTTCATATGTTATTCTGCGAACATGAAAGATCCAAGATCTCTCCACTGTGTCCTTGAAACACATGCAATGGTGTCTCTAGAATTCGGAAAACCTTAGGAGGCAAGACGATACATGCTGACTCCATTGTCTTTTGCCAAGTTTTACATTTCGCTTCATCTTTCGCCACCACAAGAGGTCTCAATTCAGAATCTTGATTCATCGAGAAGTGCATGCATGATGGATCAACATCTGGAATGTCCATTGCACTCGATCTTTCATCTTCCACTACTCGCCAGACTTTAACAAGCTTATCTCGACCGCCACTGGCTAAATATTGTCCATCAAGACTATATTTCATCATCAATATCGACCCCTTGTGCGCTTGAATTTCTTGTCCTGTGAAAAGGACTGAGAGTTCCTTCAACCTTTTTCGACTATAGCGAACATTGAC
This window of the Primulina huaijiensis isolate GDHJ02 chromosome 3, ASM1229523v2, whole genome shotgun sequence genome carries:
- the LOC140973747 gene encoding uncharacterized protein isoform X2 — its product is MNFLFWFPQVEGLAKHLRCVEVDAAVPYSKRPDARFQLKISEDQLMSRCTKCNGRFIQKPLTTEEAIEASKGFQVIPNCLFNKNLEFGGSWTAINFTGRGVSQCGTVVYRRLPAKHE
- the LOC140973747 gene encoding uncharacterized protein isoform X3, whose translation is MVEGLAKHLRCVEVDAAVPYSKRPDARFQLKISEDQLMSRCTKCNGRFIQKPLTTEEAIEASKGFQVIPNCLFNKNLEFGGSWTAINFTGRGVSQCGTVVYRRLPAKHE